A stretch of Bacillota bacterium DNA encodes these proteins:
- a CDS encoding DUF2179 domain-containing protein, with the protein MDQTWFDSTLFQWVVLPLLIFLARVLDVSFGTIRIIFVSKGQKFLAPLLGFVEILIWLMAITQVMNNLSNVLAYIAYAGGFAMGNFVGISIEERLAMGLVIVHIITTKSSDTLFNRLTQAGFGATKVEASGARGPATLIYSVIRRKDLPQVLEIIHEVSPKAFYSIEDSRSAREGIFPTPTTRSTKIRSQLLRLRKQ; encoded by the coding sequence GTGGACCAAACCTGGTTTGATTCCACCCTCTTCCAATGGGTAGTGCTGCCTTTACTGATCTTCCTGGCTCGGGTCCTGGACGTATCCTTCGGTACCATTCGAATCATATTTGTCTCCAAAGGGCAAAAATTCCTGGCTCCGCTCCTGGGATTTGTCGAAATCCTTATCTGGCTGATGGCCATTACCCAAGTGATGAATAACCTCAGCAATGTCCTCGCCTATATCGCCTATGCCGGTGGCTTTGCCATGGGAAACTTTGTCGGCATTAGTATTGAAGAAAGACTGGCCATGGGGCTAGTGATTGTTCACATCATTACCACCAAGTCCTCCGACACACTCTTTAACCGCCTAACGCAGGCGGGTTTTGGCGCCACCAAGGTGGAAGCCAGCGGTGCCCGGGGCCCAGCCACCTTGATTTACTCAGTGATTCGCCGCAAGGATCTGCCCCAGGTGTTGGAAATCATCCATGAAGTTTCGCCCAAGGCCTTTTACTCCATCGAAGACAGCCGCAGTGCCCGGGAAGGGATATTCCCTACCCCAACAACGCGGTCAACGAAGATCCGCTCCCAACTCCTGCGCCTTCGCAAGCAATAG
- a CDS encoding ZIP family metal transporter has product MDVYRIAWIGLVAGAIGTGLGGAITVLLGRPGNRVLSFVLGFSGGIMLAIIFSDLIPEGFAISGPGIPFIGLVLGVVLILGLDIVLPHFHLFSEETERSRYLKTGLVLGLGITMHNLPEGLAIGTGYVVSELTGASLVLAMVVQNIPEGMAMAAPLVVAAVPAGKCVLMTVLAGVPMGLGAFLGAKFGAISPLSLSLSLGFAAGAMLYIVFDELLPAAQDLSEGRQEGTFGAVAGVIVGLALLNFLG; this is encoded by the coding sequence ATCGATGTCTATCGGATAGCTTGGATCGGATTGGTAGCCGGGGCTATCGGTACCGGATTAGGGGGAGCCATCACCGTGCTCTTGGGTCGGCCGGGAAATCGGGTGTTAAGCTTTGTCCTGGGCTTCTCCGGTGGGATTATGTTGGCCATCATCTTTTCTGATCTAATACCGGAGGGGTTTGCTATTTCTGGCCCCGGGATCCCCTTTATCGGCTTGGTCCTGGGGGTGGTGCTGATTCTTGGTCTGGATATAGTATTGCCCCATTTTCACCTTTTCTCCGAGGAGACAGAACGGAGCCGCTATTTGAAAACTGGACTTGTGTTGGGATTGGGGATCACGATGCACAACTTACCGGAAGGTCTGGCCATCGGTACCGGATACGTCGTTTCGGAACTGACGGGAGCCAGTCTGGTACTGGCAATGGTGGTGCAAAACATTCCCGAGGGAATGGCCATGGCCGCTCCCCTGGTGGTAGCTGCGGTCCCCGCGGGCAAGTGCGTTCTGATGACAGTCTTGGCCGGAGTGCCCATGGGACTGGGGGCCTTCTTAGGTGCGAAGTTTGGCGCTATATCCCCTCTATCCCTGTCGTTGTCCCTAGGTTTTGCTGCCGGTGCCATGTTATACATAGTCTTCGATGAGCTCCTACCGGCGGCCCAGGACCTGTCTGAGGGTAGACAGGAGGGAACCTTTGGTGCCGTTGCCGGTGTCATTGTCGGCTTAGCACTACTGAATTTTCTCGGTTAA
- a CDS encoding Gfo/Idh/MocA family oxidoreductase — translation MEQVRFGIIGLGNMGKGHLGYFHRLEGAKLTAVCDIDESRFNIEFPADFDHDVEPIKLDDSIARFTDYKDLLDSGLVDAVIIAVPHYFHPEMTIEAFKRGIHVICEKPVAITAREARMMNEAWEKSDVVFAAMFQQRTSPIYQKIKELLEDGTLGEVRRVSWIITNWFRTQTYYDSGGWRGNWNGEGGGVLMNQCPHNLDLFQWFFGLPTKLTAQAYLGKWHDITVEDDISVLMEFENGATGSFITSTGDFPGTNRLEITTENGKLVCENNKLVFYKTEAPVQELLDTSPQGFYHARPEVVEIEVPEAPQGHMVVTQNVINTILGKEELLTPAIEGIKSVQLANGMLLSGLRNKTVELPVAEDEFDALLEELRADERENSPDKAFIWEDYLASLGK, via the coding sequence ATGGAACAAGTTCGATTCGGTATCATCGGTCTAGGAAACATGGGTAAGGGACACTTGGGGTATTTTCACCGGCTGGAAGGAGCTAAGCTAACCGCAGTCTGTGATATCGACGAGTCACGGTTTAATATCGAGTTTCCGGCTGATTTTGACCATGATGTAGAACCCATCAAGTTAGATGATTCTATCGCCCGATTCACTGACTACAAGGATCTGTTGGACAGCGGCTTGGTGGATGCGGTAATTATTGCCGTACCCCACTACTTCCATCCCGAGATGACTATCGAAGCTTTCAAGCGCGGTATTCATGTCATCTGCGAAAAGCCCGTTGCCATTACCGCTCGCGAAGCTCGGATGATGAATGAGGCTTGGGAGAAGTCCGATGTTGTCTTTGCTGCGATGTTCCAGCAGCGGACCAGTCCCATTTATCAGAAGATCAAGGAACTCCTTGAGGATGGAACTTTGGGCGAAGTGCGCCGAGTTAGCTGGATCATTACCAACTGGTTCAGAACTCAGACTTACTATGATTCCGGTGGTTGGCGTGGCAACTGGAACGGCGAAGGCGGCGGTGTCTTGATGAATCAGTGCCCCCACAACCTCGACCTGTTCCAATGGTTCTTTGGTCTGCCTACCAAGCTGACGGCCCAAGCCTATTTGGGTAAGTGGCATGACATTACCGTTGAAGATGATATTTCTGTCTTGATGGAGTTTGAGAACGGGGCAACGGGAAGCTTTATTACCTCCACCGGTGACTTCCCAGGCACTAACCGCCTTGAGATCACCACGGAAAACGGGAAGCTGGTGTGTGAGAACAACAAGCTGGTCTTCTACAAGACCGAGGCTCCGGTGCAGGAGCTCCTGGACACCAGCCCACAGGGCTTCTACCATGCTCGACCAGAAGTCGTGGAGATCGAGGTTCCCGAGGCTCCTCAGGGACATATGGTAGTGACCCAGAACGTCATTAACACCATCCTGGGTAAGGAAGAGCTCTTGACTCCGGCCATCGAGGGCATCAAGTCCGTTCAGTTGGCCAACGGGATGCTGCTGTCTGGCCTGCGCAACAAGACTGTGGAGTTGCCGGTGGCCGAGGATGAGTTCGACGCTTTGCTGGAAGAGCTCCGGGCCGATGAGCGGGAGAACAGTCCAGACAAGGCCTTCATCTGGGAGGACTATCTGGCCAGCTTGGGCAAGTAA
- a CDS encoding trehalose utilization protein ThuA, with protein sequence MWLKWLASQDKYKNNPELIYQRGEEWAANSKTIAEIYPDGIHSVIAEFLGKNADMTVRTATLDEPEHGLTDEVLNNTDVLLWWGHIAHHEVSDEIVAKVKERVLDGMGLIVLHSGHFSKIFISLMGTTCNLKWRELGERERVWVIEPGHPIAKGLPESFVVPQTEMYGERFDIPAPDNLVFISWYQGGEVFRSGCCYYRGNGKIFYFSPGHESFPIYKQPEVQQVLTNAVRWAAPSGGPARSFGNVKPLEDVVIDS encoded by the coding sequence ATGTGGCTGAAGTGGCTGGCCAGCCAAGACAAGTACAAAAATAACCCAGAGCTGATTTACCAACGGGGCGAGGAATGGGCAGCCAACAGCAAGACCATTGCTGAAATCTATCCCGATGGTATTCACTCGGTGATCGCTGAGTTTCTCGGCAAGAACGCAGATATGACCGTCAGAACTGCTACCTTGGATGAGCCGGAGCATGGCCTCACCGATGAGGTCTTAAACAACACCGACGTGCTTTTGTGGTGGGGACATATTGCGCACCATGAAGTCAGCGATGAAATCGTCGCCAAGGTCAAGGAACGGGTCTTGGATGGAATGGGTCTGATTGTCCTCCACTCCGGACACTTCTCCAAGATCTTTATCTCTTTGATGGGCACCACCTGTAACCTGAAGTGGCGTGAGCTCGGCGAGCGGGAGCGGGTATGGGTAATCGAACCGGGCCATCCCATTGCCAAGGGCTTGCCAGAGAGCTTCGTAGTCCCCCAGACGGAGATGTACGGAGAGCGCTTTGACATCCCAGCACCGGATAATCTAGTCTTTATCAGCTGGTATCAGGGTGGAGAAGTCTTCCGCAGTGGCTGCTGCTACTACCGAGGAAACGGGAAGATCTTCTACTTCAGCCCTGGACATGAGTCCTTCCCGATTTACAAGCAGCCGGAAGTCCAGCAGGTACTGACCAACGCTGTCCGCTGGGCAGCTCCCTCCGGCGGTCCTGCCCGGAGCTTCGGTAATGTCAAGCCTCTAGAGGACGTAGTCATCGACTCCTAG
- a CDS encoding class I SAM-dependent methyltransferase — translation MSPKESSRRCPLCTAQAQWEMTQEGRDFYRCDTCALTFVPREQHLDAAEEKRRYSQHQNTIDNPGYVKMFTDKFPLLRKYCSDVKRILDYGCGPGPVLVELLRREGYEAIGYDPYFAPEVDLSRPFDLIISTEAFEHFADPRKEMERIAGLVTSHGYLAIMTRQRSEAVDLQSWWYVRDPTHVTFYAPRTFDWMAQYFGYRVLYQDRTNFVILQKVPSVGGSISENAIFGG, via the coding sequence TTGTCCCCCAAAGAAAGTTCCCGCCGGTGCCCCCTTTGTACCGCCCAGGCCCAGTGGGAGATGACCCAAGAGGGCCGGGATTTTTATCGCTGTGACACATGTGCTCTCACCTTTGTTCCCAGGGAGCAGCACCTGGACGCCGCGGAGGAAAAGCGCCGGTACAGTCAGCATCAGAACACCATCGATAACCCAGGGTATGTGAAGATGTTTACCGATAAGTTTCCCCTGCTACGCAAGTATTGCTCCGATGTGAAGCGCATTTTGGACTATGGGTGTGGGCCCGGTCCCGTATTGGTGGAGCTGTTGCGACGGGAAGGGTACGAGGCCATTGGCTATGACCCCTACTTTGCTCCGGAGGTGGATTTGAGTCGACCCTTTGATTTAATCATCTCCACCGAAGCCTTTGAGCACTTTGCCGATCCTCGCAAAGAGATGGAGCGAATCGCTGGATTGGTGACATCCCATGGGTATTTGGCCATCATGACTCGCCAACGCAGTGAGGCCGTTGATTTGCAGTCCTGGTGGTATGTGCGGGATCCTACCCACGTAACCTTTTACGCTCCCCGCACCTTTGATTGGATGGCCCAGTATTTTGGGTACCGGGTCTTGTACCAGGATCGTACTAATTTTGTGATCCTGCAGAAGGTCCCGTCAGTGGGGGGCAGCATCAGTGAGAACGCCATTTTCGGAGGTTAG